Below is a genomic region from Zea mays cultivar B73 chromosome 9, Zm-B73-REFERENCE-NAM-5.0, whole genome shotgun sequence.
ATCAATGGACTGAAACACATGGCGGCAGAACAGAAAGTGGTCCCTCTTTAAGGTTTTGTTGTTTATAAAAACTGGGAGCGGTTTAAAAGCACCATTAGTTTCCCTTTTGCTTTAATCCTCCAACTGTCTTCTTCAAGTGAGTAGTAAGAACTAAGAACCAAGCATATATTGCTGAAGCACACATATATTTTGAGACAAGGCAACGCTCTGTTTGAGCAGTTGTAGTCGTCTTGTGTGAGCTTGGCAAGTAGCAACTGCATGTGTAGGTAGAATGTTAGAGAGCATTCACATGACTGAACGACATGGGTCAGATCAGATGGAGTAAGACGATGTGTTCGTGGCTTTAGAATCTGTTCTGACAAGTGGCTATAGCTTCATCGCTCTTTAGCTAGCGGCAGATAAAAATCGCTTGAGAACGACGCCGCTCCTGCTCACTTGGTATGATATGGTTAAAAGCGTCAGTCTGAGAGATTCCACTCTGCTGGGGCCTGGGCCTGGCCGGGGCCACGCCGGAGAAATCTTCAGAGATCAGGAGCGCCAAAATCTACATCTCCTTTGTTTTTTACACGATTCTTCTGCAAAGAAATTCCGGGATCTCTAGTTTGACAGTACGCAAAGCCAACTATTTTGCCCTGTTGTGATTATAAAAGCAATGAATTAGTGACAGACAAACCAATGAATGACAGACAAACTTATGAATcattttttgttgttgttgttgttgttttcaGAGCGCCAGGAATCCAAAGCTTTTCTGGGTATCAGCAGGTGCTCCCCTGGCGTCGGTGATCATCTCCACCATCCTCTCCTTCATCTGGAAATCCCCCAGCATCAGTGTTGTAAGCATCTTCAGTTCCATTGAGACCTCACCAATCATTATTCGTCAGTTCATCTCTGTAAAAAAAAACTTTTTTGTAAACACAGATCGGCATCCTCCCCAGGGGAGTGAACCCTCCTTCGGCGAAcatgctcagcttcagcggctCCTACGTGGCGCTGACGATCAAAACCGGGATCATGACAGGCATCCTGTCCTTAACAGTAAGAGAAATGAAAAGATTTGGTTTTGAGTACCCTGCATGCAGCTGAAGGATCGAGAGATGTGTAAAAAAACTGAACAAAAATTTTTTGCAGGAAGGGATCGCAGTGGGCAGGACCTTTGCGTCCATCAACAACTACCAGGTGGACGGGAACAAGGAGATGATGGCGATCGGGCTGATGAACATGGCGGGCTCCTGCGCCTCCTGCTACGTGACGACGGGGTCCTTCTCCCGGTCGGCGGTGAACTACAGCGCGGGCTGCAGGACGGCGTTGTCCAACGTCGTGATGGCGGCGGCGGTGCTGGTGACGCTGCTGTTCCTCATGCCGCTGTTCCACTACACCCCGAACGTGATCCTGGCGGCGATCATCATCACGGCGGTGGTGGGGCTGGTGGACGTGCGCGGCGCCGCCAGGCTGTGGAAGGTGGACAAGCTGGACTTCCTGGCGTGCGTGGCGGCGTTCCTCGGCGTGCTGCTGGTGTCCGTGCAGACGGGCCTGGGCGTCGCCGTCGGCATCTCGCTCTTCAAGGTCCTGCTGCAGGTCACCCGCCCCAACGTCGTGGTGGAGGGCCTCGTCCCGGGGACGCAGAGCTACCGCAGCGTGGCGCAGTACCGCGAGGCCGTCCGCGTGCCGGGCTTCCTCGTCGTCGGCGTCGAGTCCGCCGTCTACTTCGCCAACTCCATGTACCTGGTGGAGCGGGTCATGCGCTACCTCCGCGACGAGGAGGAGCGCGCGCTCAAGTCCAACCACCCCTCCATCCGATGCGTCGTCCTCGACATGGGCGGTGAGCTGCCTGCCTGCTTCTTGCGCCATGGGCCATGCCATCGATCAAGTAGGAACCTTTTAGCTGATCGATCTTGTTGGTTTCTCCCGCAGCCGTCGCGGCGATCGACACCAGCGGTCTAGACGCGCTGTCCGAGCTCAAGAAAGTCCTGGACAAAAGAAACATCGAGGTACAGCTGCCGCCGCTGGCGTTGGTGTTGCTGCAACTCCTGTTCATTCGTAACATGCATGCATGAGCTTTGGTGAATTTTTGCAGCTGGTGCTTGCCAACCCGGTGGGGTCGGTGGCGGAGAGGATGTTCAACTCGGCGGTGGGCGAGAGCTTCGGGTCGGGCCGCCTCTTCTTCAGCGTAGCGGAGGCCGTCGCGGCGGGGGCGTGCAAAGCGGCGCAGCCCTGACGACGACGACAGGCTGATCCCTGAGGTGCCGCACGGGAGCATGCATAGGAATAGGATGGGTCAGAGACAGACTACCGGTGCTGCTAGTGGTAGTAGGGCAGGACGACGTACGAATAACATGGTGATGGCCTCTCTTCCTCCACTCCGATGCGATGCGAGTGTGCGACGCAGGGGAGGGGAGAAGAGTTTTTGAAGGATGTGACCAGTTGCTGTTGTAGTTGTTGTCAAGTACGTAGTAATGAAACGAGAATTGCTGCGTGGCAATTCAGGcctgttttttctttttgcaTCAAGGAAAAATAAGTGCTGGTACAGATGAGATTATTTTAACTAGAACCAAGTTACTTGCCAGTAAAATAAGAAGCTTCCATATAAACTTGaaacaaaagaaaaaggagaCACGATTCTCAGTTCAACCTTTATGGATTCTGGTTTCTTGTCGTCTTCTTTTCTTAATGCAAACTTGTAACAAGTATGTTTTGTTAGAAACTATTTTGTGAATGGGGTTTCTAGCTGAGTTGCTTAATTAGATGGTCTGAGTAGTATTCCTAAGATCATAAAGATGCTTTAACtgatttcaaaaaaaaaaatcTCATTTAACCCACGACACAATTACAAGTCTAAGACTTACTGACTAAGTTTGACGGGAACATATCCTGTGCTCATGGAGCTCTTGTGCTCATATGAGCACTTTAAATCTGGTGCCTTCATTTCTCATCCAAGTGTGAATAGACATTTCCTAGTTTCTTCTGTGTGCCACCCTTGTTGCGCCGCGCCGCCTGTCTCTTCTGTGTGCCACTGCTGCCCTCACCCCTTGGATGAGAAATGAAGGCACCAGATTTAAAGTGCTCATATGAGCACAAGAGCTCCATGAGCACAGGATACGTTCCCAAGTTTGACAACCtcatttttccaaaagatttctatttttctaagtgaaattagtttatttttccttggacaaatagaaatcccttacaaaatggtgttgtcaaattaGCACTAAAGATTGGATCTGACCGTGGTAGTTGATACAGGCTATAATATCATTGTGCATGAGTGGGACATAGATTTGGGACTAGTTTGGCAACTCTATCTTTCTAATGGATTTCTATTTTCTcaagagaaattagtttattttaaaTGAAAATTCCTTGAGAAAATAGAGTTGTCAAACTAGCTCTTAGGGGTTTTCTCAACATGGCCCTTTGTACAATGTCTGAGGGCTATATTACCTTTATATATCGAGTTTATTTAATAGGAATTGTTTCAAAGAATCCACTTAGCCCCAAGTTTCTAAAAGAAGCACAAGATGCAGATTCATCACCCATGTAAAAGAATACCCGGTGGAAGGTGCATATTTTTTCTCCCCTTGGGTGTTGGATTCTGGAATACATGGTTCATACGGTCATGCATTTGGTGGGGTTTGGTTCCCTGGGCCTTTTGTGATCAGTGGGGTGGCCAAATTTAATAATGAGATTAACATGCTGAGGAATGATTAGCATAGGCTCACTACTTTGTGTGCATACCCAAGAGGCCAAGACATTATTTATCATGAAACAAACTTTTACTATTTTAGTACTGCAGGTAATAAGCGTTGGGTGTGCCACATGTACGTACTAACGTACTGGGCATATATATGGAGTGTTCCCCGTCTATAGTTGCTTTCCTTAGAGGGGTTTGTTATCTCCAACCATTCTTCCCATATTTCTCTATATATATTTACTTTCTATTATATTACCTACTTTCTCGAATATTTTTCGCccgctagtttatttttgaactaaaccacgacaaataaaaaaacagaggaaGTATTTACTATATCTCCCTAAAAAATATTCTCCTCACATACAGGACGTCTATCAACTCCTCATGTACACTATAACTCAGTTATTTAATATCTCAGCAGTTTTTGAAGTTTACAAAAATCATAAGCTATTTGTACCACCATACTACACATTGTTACCATGTTGCATAGCTTAAACAAGATTAATATCACAAAGAAATGACATAATTAACATATAGGGGGTGAATATTGATCACTCGTAAGAGCATGATGGTTTATAGGGGGTGATTGTGTCCATCAATAGCGATGGCAAGGTGGGCTCAAATTCAATGTTGATGCAATGAGATGGGGCTCGACGAGCTCACGGATGAGAAAGTTTTGAGAAAAGATGAATTTATAGGGGAGAAACTTTAGTAACGATTCTAAGAAAgaacgataccaattgatagtagacgcggtccgatcatccgtgagatacgataacttgattgagtggagatctcgacgttgatgatccaaggctccgagcgaacggttcctcgcaatcactacaccacgactccgttggttatcacccgtgacacacgaatgacctcgccacgaaggcttatccctgcaagcgcaatcaagaacacaagcaagaacaggaaagaaacgcaaccaaaattgtattgattacgggatgaggttttgcttagatcaattctgtcatcgaacagtggtaGTAGAAAAGTTTGGGTATGAGCTGAAAATTCTGGGCTGGAAGTGGAGACAATTTAGTACCGGTTCTTATAAAGAACCAGTACTAAATACTCTAGAAAAAAACTTAGTATTGGTCCCTTTTAGAACCAAAATTAAAGTCATTTGGTTGGGAACTAAAACTTCTCGACACGAACAGAGAAAAAACATTTATTATCGATCCTTTGCTAGAACATGTACTAAAGAACTCTCAGCTTTTGGCGTTAGCTTGAGGTAGATGAGTATCAATGGGTGTTTTCAACAGATATTAAGGACTTGATATCAGTACCGATTGGAAACATCAGCCGATACTAATATCCTCTACGAGGACGCGACGACTAAAATCGATACTGATGATTTTATCAGTATCATTTTAGTGCAATCCATACTAATGTTCTCGGATGAAATCATTATTCTCCGGTAGTGTTTGCTAAATACTCTTAAATTTTGACCACAGATACACCCTATTATGTATATGTGCTACTTAATCGGAAGGAATTGTATTCCTTTTGTTTAAACATCCTAGCATGAAAAATATAAGAATAACTTATTAGCCTTAATCTCAAG
It encodes:
- the sfp5 gene encoding sulfate transporter 3.4, with translation MVVNNKVDSLSYDVEAPPPSAAGAAAGQAPPPASPAPAPAPATHAPVTREGGAASVLELHKVSLPERRTTAKALRQRLAEVFFPDDPLHQFKNQSSARRLVLALHYFFPIFQWGSAYSPRLLRSDLVAGLTIASLAIPQGISYAKLANLPPIVGLYSSFVPPLIYALLGSSRDLAVGPVSIASLVMGSMLRDAVSPDEQPLLYLQLAFTATFFAGVFQASLGFLRLGFIVDFLSKATLTGFMGGAAVIVSLQQLKGLLGISHFTSHMGFLDVMRSVVNRHDEWKWQTIVMGSAFLAILLLTRQISARNPKLFWVSAGAPLASVIISTILSFIWKSPSISVIGILPRGVNPPSANMLSFSGSYVALTIKTGIMTGILSLTEGIAVGRTFASINNYQVDGNKEMMAIGLMNMAGSCASCYVTTGSFSRSAVNYSAGCRTALSNVVMAAAVLVTLLFLMPLFHYTPNVILAAIIITAVVGLVDVRGAARLWKVDKLDFLACVAAFLGVLLVSVQTGLGVAVGISLFKVLLQVTRPNVVVEGLVPGTQSYRSVAQYREAVRVPGFLVVGVESAVYFANSMYLVERVMRYLRDEEERALKSNHPSIRCVVLDMGAVAAIDTSGLDALSELKKVLDKRNIELVLANPVGSVAERMFNSAVGESFGSGRLFFSVAEAVAAGACKAAQP